The Nitrospiraceae bacterium genome window below encodes:
- a CDS encoding methyltransferase domain-containing protein, translating into MSSPEPAIQFLLANAHAEEIKLVSSSLRGFFPNCRIEAVYTSDDAIAASQEGVWHIILVDQDLAPDSGVDIISRLRRNASYAAVILQTDRTDSETAIRALQSGVDFLLFKNSPAFLTELLFYVQEAIEKRDLRTKLDETFQRHLRLVETLSDLFYELDREGRFVYLSPGVTSLLGYTPEELAGRHYSVLFSSIQEPLARFRVNERRAGSRSIRQLEIPLQKKALPNQPVDTIVSELTAKGLYDSNNRYLGTVGLIRDVSRQKEQQGRLLELEGKLRESDRRLELSREAATVSDRLQQPLTGILNDSQRLLATLQHLKIEQVLESMAAHAVQASQLSRRLSEAMAPQARPSTLVDLNTIINETLQRLHDKPDHVPLRVTTHLDPHLPAILGTPESIGTLLRVLIAYSQRHMDATVPLRIRTNTFGLSQTVPPKAITAGDNTPTGECVTLTIQHQPDTDMVRAIPTEIDTASAVDFIQAHQIVHHLGGAIEIDSRRQAGLLITVSIPAIHQAEPAHSLVSREPTSAYTEDKSPIESDQQRTEPSVDRRRFARRPVAFPVHLAIGTSGYPGLIRNISAGGALMALNEVASSLHMQPAYLLLRTPVSLLELQGIVYERPSSPNSVQPHTRDIAISFSVSTDHDRRVIDSLLDGAVAGSTSLAIEGLIPLPTPSSKRDAVQQSEEIAKERRESVRLKLAIPIRVNLPDEQPSRPLGLIVNLSRSGAAVELPGRPDNFTLQQAIQLIPTGPVAAIAGALPSATPDMAWNGSIVWVRPLPVRDTSVPSRAGDLPVQLGVRFQHVSGRPDAVVNRLLAAGSSSAFDLAEPIADSGIVTFSRTIRNRQGLSVALCQDVLRQAQTMPLQIVVLAPEFGQTQTAYLALSYYLAARGVRVIRFDYSNHIGLSEGSPECVRMSSIEDDLDAILLWVRQQWPDAASTLIAPDLAGRIAVRRSDWHPALRSLLLLNPTFDLRKSLEKLHRRDLVQNHQDHTRFGIGNLMGLNLDIDRFLADTVQCNFTDFESSRTDLATCRVQTTIIRSSPETGDFLIPPPSEDLIAEAVSALGAQGRLETIPGLTLSAAEAVPAIQDQWERFRQLFMSPSARFVPSPLSPALIGRTIAIRSRLERDKLRTTDTAGEATPADLWTDFTTLTGSLDELPAFWQLTDHLYQLAQPVHEGARLLDVGCGVHSFARLLLLNLSYRLRSQAWRHSTPVRYVGVDFSYKALGEARKSARETLDRLDTMFSGRISSHPPVKANWSLSRSIESLPFAADSFERIVANLVICFCPSPLHAVRELFRVLKPGGTLVLSSFRSGTDPATIYRPHLQELGLDEFSGEARAHLMVMARLCKNLRTGYLPAFEEDSFANLVAHATRTTPTIQRAMTGQALIAIVEKPVSAG; encoded by the coding sequence ATGTCGTCGCCTGAACCTGCTATTCAGTTTCTCCTCGCGAATGCGCACGCGGAGGAAATCAAACTGGTTTCATCCAGTCTGCGAGGCTTTTTCCCCAACTGCCGCATCGAGGCGGTGTACACCTCAGACGATGCGATTGCCGCCAGCCAAGAAGGCGTTTGGCACATCATCCTGGTCGACCAAGACCTTGCGCCGGACAGTGGTGTCGACATCATTTCCCGGCTCCGACGGAATGCTTCCTATGCCGCGGTAATTCTGCAAACCGACCGGACCGATTCCGAGACCGCCATCCGAGCCCTGCAAAGCGGTGTCGACTTTCTACTGTTTAAGAATTCCCCGGCCTTCCTGACCGAACTATTGTTCTACGTTCAGGAAGCAATCGAAAAACGCGATCTTCGAACCAAATTAGACGAAACATTTCAGCGCCACCTTCGGTTAGTCGAGACCCTCAGCGATCTGTTTTACGAATTGGATCGTGAAGGGCGGTTCGTCTACCTGAGTCCCGGGGTCACCAGCCTGCTGGGTTACACGCCTGAAGAGCTTGCCGGCCGGCACTACTCCGTCCTGTTCTCCTCCATCCAGGAGCCACTCGCGCGATTTCGCGTCAATGAACGTCGTGCAGGAAGCCGGTCGATCCGACAGTTGGAAATCCCATTACAGAAGAAAGCGCTCCCCAACCAGCCAGTCGACACCATTGTGAGTGAACTGACCGCCAAGGGCCTCTACGACAGTAACAATCGATACCTTGGCACAGTCGGACTGATTCGGGATGTATCGCGACAAAAAGAACAACAGGGACGCCTTCTGGAATTGGAAGGGAAATTGCGCGAATCGGACCGCCGTCTTGAATTGAGTCGGGAGGCTGCGACCGTTTCCGATCGGCTGCAGCAACCATTGACGGGGATCCTGAACGATTCCCAACGACTGTTGGCCACGCTGCAGCATCTGAAGATTGAACAGGTGCTCGAGAGCATGGCAGCCCATGCGGTGCAGGCCAGCCAGTTGAGTCGGCGACTCTCAGAGGCAATGGCGCCTCAGGCGCGGCCATCGACGCTCGTCGACCTCAACACCATTATTAACGAAACCCTGCAACGACTGCATGACAAACCGGATCATGTCCCGCTTCGCGTCACGACGCATCTCGATCCGCATCTACCGGCGATTTTGGGCACGCCAGAGAGCATCGGCACGCTCCTGCGCGTTCTGATTGCCTACTCACAGCGACACATGGACGCGACGGTTCCGCTCCGCATACGCACCAACACATTCGGGTTGTCCCAGACAGTCCCCCCCAAGGCAATCACCGCCGGGGACAATACTCCGACAGGCGAGTGCGTCACGCTGACCATTCAACACCAGCCAGACACTGACATGGTTCGGGCTATCCCAACTGAGATAGATACGGCCTCCGCAGTGGATTTCATCCAAGCGCATCAAATCGTGCACCACTTGGGTGGTGCGATTGAAATCGACAGCAGAAGACAGGCGGGCCTTTTGATCACCGTGAGCATACCCGCAATCCATCAGGCGGAGCCTGCACATTCCCTGGTCTCAAGGGAACCGACGTCGGCCTACACTGAGGACAAATCGCCCATCGAATCAGACCAGCAAAGAACGGAACCCTCGGTGGATCGCCGGCGGTTTGCCCGCCGACCGGTGGCTTTCCCCGTGCATTTGGCAATCGGCACCAGCGGATATCCTGGGCTAATCCGAAATATCAGTGCGGGCGGAGCACTGATGGCGCTCAATGAGGTGGCCAGCTCACTTCATATGCAACCGGCCTACCTCCTGCTGAGGACTCCGGTAAGCTTGCTTGAATTGCAGGGCATCGTGTACGAACGCCCATCCTCACCCAATTCCGTTCAACCGCACACAAGAGACATCGCCATTTCCTTTTCAGTTTCCACAGATCACGACCGGAGAGTCATCGATTCACTGCTCGACGGAGCAGTAGCCGGCTCAACCTCCTTGGCGATTGAAGGTCTGATTCCGCTCCCCACTCCAAGCTCCAAACGTGATGCCGTGCAACAGTCAGAGGAAATCGCAAAGGAGCGCAGGGAATCAGTGCGTCTGAAGTTAGCCATTCCTATACGGGTAAATTTACCCGATGAACAGCCTTCGCGCCCGCTTGGACTCATCGTCAATCTCAGCCGAAGCGGGGCGGCCGTCGAACTACCAGGTCGCCCCGACAATTTCACGCTTCAGCAAGCCATTCAATTGATACCGACCGGTCCGGTGGCGGCGATAGCCGGAGCCCTCCCTTCGGCCACCCCCGATATGGCATGGAATGGCTCCATCGTCTGGGTGCGGCCGCTCCCAGTCCGCGATACCAGCGTCCCAAGTCGTGCGGGAGACCTTCCTGTTCAACTGGGAGTCCGCTTCCAGCACGTGAGTGGGCGGCCGGATGCCGTCGTCAATCGGCTGCTCGCTGCAGGCTCGAGTTCAGCCTTCGATCTTGCCGAACCCATTGCGGATTCGGGAATCGTTACCTTCTCCAGAACCATACGAAATCGCCAGGGACTCTCGGTAGCTCTTTGCCAGGATGTCCTCCGCCAAGCGCAAACCATGCCCTTGCAGATCGTGGTGCTTGCCCCCGAATTCGGGCAGACCCAGACGGCTTATCTCGCCTTGTCGTACTACCTCGCAGCGCGAGGGGTCCGCGTCATCAGGTTCGACTACAGCAACCACATCGGCTTGAGCGAAGGCTCCCCTGAATGTGTCAGGATGTCATCGATCGAGGATGACCTGGATGCCATCTTGTTGTGGGTCCGGCAACAATGGCCGGACGCGGCCTCCACCCTGATCGCCCCTGACTTGGCAGGCCGAATCGCCGTACGGCGCTCCGATTGGCATCCGGCCTTGAGGAGCCTCCTACTGCTCAACCCCACTTTCGACCTGCGGAAAAGCCTCGAGAAACTGCATCGCAGAGACCTCGTGCAGAACCACCAGGACCACACCCGCTTTGGCATCGGCAATCTCATGGGCCTGAATCTCGACATCGATCGATTTCTCGCTGACACCGTCCAATGCAACTTCACCGACTTTGAATCTTCACGGACCGACCTGGCGACCTGCCGCGTACAGACAACGATCATTCGTTCCTCCCCGGAAACCGGAGACTTCTTGATTCCGCCGCCTTCTGAAGATCTTATTGCCGAAGCCGTCAGTGCGTTGGGCGCTCAGGGACGTCTTGAGACCATCCCGGGCCTCACCCTCTCTGCAGCAGAGGCGGTCCCAGCCATCCAGGACCAGTGGGAGCGGTTCCGCCAGCTCTTCATGAGTCCATCAGCACGCTTCGTCCCAAGCCCGTTGAGTCCCGCGTTGATCGGACGGACCATTGCGATCCGCAGCCGACTCGAACGGGACAAATTGCGTACGACAGACACCGCGGGGGAAGCGACACCGGCTGACCTGTGGACCGATTTCACCACACTGACGGGATCGTTAGATGAACTGCCCGCCTTTTGGCAATTGACCGACCACCTGTATCAACTGGCACAGCCGGTCCATGAAGGCGCGAGACTGCTCGACGTCGGCTGCGGAGTGCACTCGTTCGCGCGACTGCTTCTCCTGAATCTTTCCTACCGGCTCCGCTCGCAAGCCTGGCGGCATTCTACCCCTGTTCGTTACGTCGGAGTCGATTTTTCCTACAAAGCGCTGGGCGAGGCCCGCAAGTCTGCGCGAGAGACGCTCGATCGCCTTGACACGATGTTTTCCGGACGGATATCGAGCCATCCCCCTGTAAAGGCGAACTGGTCGTTGAGTCGCTCCATCGAATCACTTCCGTTTGCAGCGGACTCGTTCGAGCGCATCGTCGCAAACCTTGTGATCTGCTTTTGTCCGTCACCGCTTCACGCCGTCCGTGAATTGTTCCGCGTCCTTAAGCCGGGCGGCACACTCGTGCTTAGTTCGTTTCGGAGCGGAACCGATCCGGCTACCATCTACCGGCCGCACCTCCAGGAGTTGGGGCTGGACGAATTCTCGGGTGAAGCCCGCGCACACCTGATGGTGATGGCGCGACTCTGTAAAAATCTACGTACCGGCTATCTGCCTGCTTTCGAAGAAGATTCGTTTGCCAACCTCGTCGCGCATGCGACCCGCACCACGCCTACCATCCAACGGGCTATGACCGGCCAAGCCCTCATCGCCATTGTCGAAAAGCCTGTTTCCGCTGGCTGA
- a CDS encoding GAF domain-containing protein, whose product MQGTVLHNHTLSASMISSVAATARAVGQLARDVCGEADLPSACRRILEHLTLHAGASNGSLWLLDQDHACFRRIAAVAPAALPQDDSLPAADHPLSTLLNHRRVAVHLTDPEAGRALRLADAAIALPFLNRKELFGFCTLGRPSDPIRWDEDTAAIMHALADVAASALEHQRREEELRRSSALLRRTDRLRSLEIMAGGFAHEIRNPLTSIKTFVQLAPQRQHDPVFIPEFSRVAIEDVHEIERLLHDILDYARYMSPHPTEEDLNEVVASCMCFVSAKASSRGIQLRTELDPKLPLLSLDRQQIKQVLMNLLLNALDATPDSGGEICVRTRMGMNPDGSSCVELRVEDHGRGIPADQIEHIFDPFFTTKHSNSESEGSGLGLTIAHQIVREHHGVLGVESHVGTGSTFTVCLPTLRTHTTAPAPRE is encoded by the coding sequence ATGCAGGGCACGGTCTTGCACAACCACACCCTCTCTGCCTCCATGATATCGAGCGTCGCTGCAACCGCAAGGGCTGTCGGCCAGTTGGCCCGGGACGTCTGCGGAGAGGCAGATCTCCCCTCCGCCTGCCGACGCATTCTCGAACACCTCACCCTTCATGCCGGCGCCTCGAATGGTTCACTGTGGCTACTCGACCAAGACCATGCATGCTTCCGACGAATCGCCGCCGTGGCTCCGGCTGCCTTGCCACAAGACGACAGCTTGCCGGCCGCAGATCACCCACTGTCGACCCTCCTCAATCACCGACGCGTCGCCGTTCATCTGACAGATCCGGAAGCCGGTCGAGCCCTGCGTCTTGCCGATGCTGCCATTGCCTTGCCGTTTTTGAATCGCAAGGAACTGTTCGGCTTTTGCACGTTAGGCCGCCCTTCTGACCCCATACGCTGGGATGAGGATACAGCAGCGATTATGCACGCGCTTGCCGATGTGGCCGCCAGTGCACTTGAACATCAACGCAGAGAGGAAGAACTGCGCCGGTCCTCAGCGCTGCTGCGCCGAACCGACCGTCTACGCTCTCTCGAGATCATGGCCGGCGGCTTTGCCCATGAGATCCGCAACCCGCTCACCTCCATCAAGACGTTCGTACAACTCGCCCCGCAGCGCCAGCATGACCCCGTATTCATTCCTGAATTCAGCCGGGTGGCGATCGAAGACGTGCATGAGATCGAGCGCCTGCTCCATGACATCCTGGATTATGCCCGGTACATGAGCCCACATCCCACAGAAGAAGATCTGAACGAGGTCGTTGCGTCGTGCATGTGTTTCGTTTCCGCGAAAGCCTCGAGCCGGGGAATACAGTTGCGTACCGAACTGGACCCCAAACTACCTTTGTTGTCGCTGGACAGACAGCAAATCAAGCAGGTGCTGATGAACCTCCTCCTGAATGCCCTCGACGCCACGCCGGACAGCGGCGGAGAGATTTGCGTCAGGACTCGAATGGGAATGAATCCCGACGGCAGCTCGTGCGTTGAATTGCGGGTTGAAGACCATGGCCGAGGAATCCCGGCCGATCAAATCGAACACATATTCGATCCGTTTTTCACCACGAAGCATTCGAACAGTGAAAGCGAGGGGTCGGGGCTAGGCCTGACCATCGCTCACCAGATCGTCCGCGAACACCATGGCGTGTTGGGCGTCGAGAGCCATGTCGGAACAGGATCGACCTTCACGGTTTGTTTGCCCACGCTCAGAACACATACGACGGCTCCGGCACCACGGGAGTAA